From Arachis stenosperma cultivar V10309 chromosome 2, arast.V10309.gnm1.PFL2, whole genome shotgun sequence, one genomic window encodes:
- the LOC130962539 gene encoding uncharacterized protein LOC130962539 produces MEILILNWRHTEALSSWLTKLNNENLESLNELVLVVDDGKSNCNVAVKLFEKTPKLETLKVIGLYCDEILKNIFPSHDKATNKEILGNLKELYLFNLDELKSMSGVEYLSNQLRLLRVSYCPKLTTIVLQSPSFLKELHIGACDAMLRLFISSTAKMLIHLEELQVEKCRSLKEIVGEEQQSAMTEDEVIEFEQLERIILRSLESLECFYSGNATLKLPSLIQLDIVDCSKMKVFSHGNVGVSRSIQVSYNDSSDDFVFLRDLNNAALVVLQSLSQVINKDPSPNKILLCATFKYFP; encoded by the coding sequence ATGGAAATTTTGATTCTGAATTGGAGACACACTGAAGCTTTAAGTTCATGGTTGACAAAATTGAATAACGAAAATCTTGAGAGTTTGAATGAACTTGTCCTTGTTGTTGATGATGGGAAGAGTAACTGTAATGTGGCGGTTAAATTATTTGAGAAGACACCCAAGTTGGAAACACTGAAAGTAATAGGCCTTTACTGTGATGAAATCCTCAAAAATATATTTCCCTCCCATGATAAAGCTACTAATAAGGAGATTCTTGGAAACTTAAAAGAATTGTACCTATTCAACTTAGATGAGTTGAAATCCATGAGTGGGGTAGAATACTTGTCAAATCAGCTGCGTCTATTACGTGTTTCTTATTGTCCAAAATTGACAACAATAGTGCTACAATCTCCCTCCTTTCTAAAAGAACTGCACATAGGAGCATGTGATGCAATGCTGCGTCTATTCATATCTTCAACAGCGAAAATGCTAATACACCTTGAGGAGTTGCAAGTTGAGAAGTGCAGATCTTTGAAAGAAATCGTGGGGGAAGAACAGCAGAGTGCTATGACGGAAGACGAAGTTATTGAATTTGAGCAGCTAGAGAGGATAATCCTTCGATCTTTGGAAAGCCTGGAATGCTTTTATTCAGGGAATGCCACTTTGAAGTTGCCCTCTCTCATTCAACTGGACATAGTGGATTGCTCCAAGATGAAAGTTTTCTCTCATGGAAATGTCGGCGTTTCTAGAAGCATTCAAGTTTCTTACAACGACTCAAGTGATGATTTTGTCTTCCTCCGTGATCTTAATAATGCCGCTCTAGTAGTATTGCAGTCTCTAAGTCAGGTAATAAATAAAGACCCTTCTCCAAATAAAATTTTACTATGTGCCACTTTCAAATATTTTCCTTAG
- the LOC130962540 gene encoding uncharacterized protein LOC130962540: protein MWRRLSLGDNSELKDLWLDKVHIPDEAFSSGFTLESLVVEGCDEFFTTAILPSHLLPFLSRLQELVVRGCNSIEAIFEIKETTANIIIPLKELTLEKLPTLRHVWNKDSEGKLSLPKLEEVIVDECASIKSVFPESVGKGNIQRLEVKNCAELVEIVTGDDVAKQVSIFSTLCCLKLVNLPNLECPLLSHLLPSLHKLEELMVGKCGSLKTIFDVKDAPTNEEDTNMITVIPLKKLTLEKLPTLSHVWKGKLSLPKLEEVIVDECASLKSLFPESVNIQRLEVKNCEKLVEIVSRDELAKEEETNKQVNIFSKLSCLKLWNLPNLSYIYHGMEDSEFSLSNALLPWHMLPSLHKLEELVVGNCGFFETIFDVKDAPTNDVKDTDIIDIPLKKLTLEYLPSLSHIWNKDPKGSSLSFLCLEEVVVNGCKSITSFLPASLPMSNMIKIDVKNCEELVEIVTKDEADNKETNKELTMFPKLTSLTLHNLPNLTYIYAGMEILNLPELRELDISHYKFATDSTAKVVTPHLDLKRVSIDMEGVMMLYSDPENIKCLRLQGFNDVDDSDAASAFNFFPKKVPLPNIQMLGVADSAFKEIFPLQKPEIIHSQLFVRELELRNLHKLESIGLQHTWVASSNLTSLKVEGCASLKYLFTSSAAKCLVQLEQLHISNCEALESLMLDFQPHDGDHDVI from the exons atgtgg AGACGTCTTAGTCTTGGCGATAACTCGGAGCTAAAAGATTTATGGCTTGATAAAGTGCATATTCCAGATGAGGCCTTCTCCTCTGGTTTCACTTTAGAAAGTCTGGTGGTGGAAGGATGTGATGAATTCTTTACAACCGCAATACTACCTTCTCATTTACTTCCCTTCCTCAGTCGATTACAAGAGTTGGTGGTGCGGGGATGCAATTCTATTGAAGCCATATTTGAAATCAAAGAGACAACAGCAAATATTATTATTCCTTTGAAGGAATTGACTTTGGAGAAACTTCCAACTCTGAGGCATGTTTGGAACAAGGATTCTGAAGGAAAGCTCAGTCTTCCCAAACTGGAGGAGGTTATTGTTGATGAATGTGCAAGCATAAAATCGGTGTTCCCAGAATCAGTTGGCAAGGGTAACATACAAAGGTTAGAAGTGAAGAATTGTGCAGAGTTAGTTGAAATTGTCACTGGAGATGATGTAGCCAAACAGGTTAGCATCTTCTCCACGCTATGTTGTCTGAAGCTGGTCAATTTGCCAAATTTGGAGTGTCCATTACTATCGCATTTGCTACCTTCTCTTCATAAATTAGAAGAGTTGATGGTTGGAAAATGTGGTTCCTTGAAGACTATATTTGATGTGAAAGATGCGCCAACAAATGAAGAAGATACAAACATGATTACTGTTATTCCTTTGAAGAAATTGACTTTGGAGAAACTTCCAACTTTGAGCCATGTTTGGAAAGGAAAGCTCAGTCTTCCGAAATTGGAGGAGGTTATTGTTGATGAATGTGCAAGCTTAAAATCCTTGTTCCCAGAATCAGTTAACATACAGAGGTTAGAAGTGAAGAATTGTGAGAAGTTAGTTGAAATTGTCTCCAGAGATGAACTagccaaagaagaagaaacaaataaacaggTTAATATCTTCTCCAAGCTATCTTGTCTGAAGCTGTGGAATTTGCCAAATCTAAGCTACATTTATCATGGAATGGAAGACTCTGAATTTTCATTATCAAATGCATTACTACCTTGGCATATGCTACCTTCCCTTCATAAATTGGAAGAGTTGGTGGTTGGGAATTGTGGTTTCTTTGAGACAATATTTGATGTGAAAGATGCTCCAACAAATGATGTAAAAGATACAGACATAATAGATATTCCTTTGAAGAAATTGACTTTGGagtatctgccatctctaagcCATATCTGGAACAAGGATCCTAAAGGAAGTAGTCTCAGCTTTCTATGTCTTGAGGAAGTGGTTGTGAATGGATGTAAAAGCATCACAAGCTTTTTGCCAGCATCATTGCCCATGTCTAACATGATAAAGATAGATGTAAAAAATTGTGAGGAATTGGTTGAAATTGTTACAAAAGATGAAGCAGACAATAAAGAAACAAATAAGGAGCTTACTATGTTTCCTAAGCTAACTTCATTGACTCTGCACAATTTGCCAAATCTTACATACATTTATGCTGGAATGGAAATTCTAAATTTGCCCGAGTTAAGAGAGCTGGATATTTCTCATTATAAATTTGCAACAGATTCCACTGCAAAG GTTGTTACCCCTCACTTAGACTTAAAGCGAGTCTCAATAGACATGGAAGGTGTGATGATGCTTTATTCGGACCCCGAAAACATAAAATGTCTGAGATTGCAGGGCTTTAATGATGTTGATGACTCAGATGCCGCATCTGCCTTTAATTTCTTCCCAAAGAAGGTGCCACTTCCCAATATTCAAATGCTTGGGGTGGCCGATAGTGCCTTCAAAGAGATATTCCCATTACAAAAGCCTGAGATTATTCATTCACAGCTGTTTGTTCGAGAATTGGAATTGAGAAATCTGCACAAGCTTGAATCCATTGGGTTACAGCACACTTGGGTGGCCTCCTCTAATCTCACATCGCTGAAAGTTGAGGGTTGTGCATCTTTGAAGTATTTGTTTACTTCTTCAGCCGCCAAATGTCTTGTTCAACTTGAACAGTTGCACATATCCAACTGTGAAGCACTCGAAAGTTTAATGCTGGATTTTCAACCACATGATGGTGATCATGATGTCatctga
- the LOC130962541 gene encoding uncharacterized protein LOC130962541 — translation MLMSSDEESSNSDDSSEDEPYKPVRKDNSSDSCAADPVPSRKVKDKKKTSNKSDSQDKGKGKNKTKEKICVDDDAYVEINSDVEVDFGKVGTDKNDEYDAYDPGSDSDGANSWHSLEMKTPPNSEDELEEETESDEWDFKEAAREYTIQEGRRIRFNKNDRKRLRAVCKVKECSWVIFASKDRDDTCWQVKTFRDDHSCAREDKNRAANRNWVPSKLVKKVRKYPNLRHCDANTFFKTKYDLSLNRNSISRALSDARNLVYGDEKAQYAMVRDYGETLLKTNPGSTVQICTIPQPNGDVIFEKMYVCLSGCKNGFKAGCRPLIGLDGAFLKTVFGGQILSAVAQDANHHIYVIAWAVVEVENTANWKWFLELLHADLGDYKTHGWCFISDMQKGLINAVQEVMPNVHHHFCVWHLWKNFNKQRKDLELRGLLWDCARATTFEEFREHREKLKRLNPEAWAYLEKWPTHSWTRSQFSHRPKLDSICNNACEVFNAKIKEARKKPIITLLEEVRMFVMRTMAKNKVKLDNHVGILSPVIKSRLEKLRKESRQWQPILAGDTGYEKFEVHGHSTHHVVDLGKKLCTCQFWMLTGIPCVHACAAIARVNKWP, via the exons ATGTTGATGTCCTCTGATGAGGAGTCCTCTAATTCTGATGATAGTTCAGAAGATGAACCCTATAAACCAGTAAGGAAAGACAACTCATCTGACTCATGTGCTGCAGACCCTGTTCCTTCACGTAAGGTAAAGGATAAGAAGAAAACAAGTAATAAGAGTGATTCACAGGATAAGGGTAAGGGGAAGAATAAGACGAAGGAGAAGATTTGTGTTGATGACGATGCTTATGTGGAGATTAATTCTGATGTTGAAGTGGATTTTGGGAAAGTAGGAACTGATAAGAATGATGAGTATGATGCATACGATCCTGGTTCCGATTCTGATGGTGCCAACTCTTGGCATTCATTGGAGATGAAAACGCCACCCAATTCTGAAGATGAATTAGAAGAGGAGACCGAGTCTGATGAG TGGGATTTTAAAGAGGCTGCTAGGGAGTACACCATCCAGGAGGGAAGGCGTATTCGATTCAATAAAAATGATAGGAAGAGGCTTAGGGCAGTTTGCAAGGTAAAGGAATGCAGTTGGGTTATCTTTGCTTCCAAGGACCGAGACGATACTTGCTGGCAAGTGAAGACTTTCAGAGATGATCATAGCTGTGCAAGGGAGGATAAGAACAGAGCAGCCAATCGTAACTGGGTTCCTAGTAAGCTAGTGAAGAAAGTCAGAAAGTATCCCAACTTGAGGCATTGTGATGCAAACACCTTCTTCAAGACCAAGTATGATCTGTCATTGAATAGAAACTCGATCTCAAGGGCACTATCTGATGCTAGAAACCTAGTATATGGTGATGAAAAGGCACAATATGCAATGGTGAGAGACTATGGAGAGACACTGTTGAAGACCAACCCGGGTTCAACTGTCCAAATTTGTACCATCCCACAGCCAAACGGTGATGTCATATTTGAGAAAATGTATGTGTGTTTAAGTGGCTGTAAGAATGGATTTAAGGCAGGATGTCGTCCACTCATTGGACTTGATGGTGCTTTCCTGAAAACTGTCTTTGGAGGGCAGATTCTATCAGCTGTTGCCCAGGATGCAAACCACCACATATACGTCATTGCATGGGCAGTTGTGGAAGTTGAAAACACTGCCAACTGGAAATGGTTCCTGGAACTATTGCATGCAGACTTGGGAGATTACAAGACACATGGTTGGTGTTTCATTTCTGATATGCAAAAG GGACTCATAAATGCTGTACAGGAGGTGATGCCCAATGTGCATCACCATTTCTGTGTATGGCATTTGTGGAAGAATTTCAACAAGCAACGAAAAGATCTGGAGCTAAGAGGCTTGCTGTGGGATTGTGCACGCGCCACAACCTTTGAGGAATTCAGGGAACATAGGGAAAAGCTGAAGCGGCTAAATCCGGAGGCATGGGCATACCTAGAAAAATGGCCAACACATTCTTGGACAAGATCTCAGTTTAGTCATAGGCCAAAGTTAGACTCAATATGTAACAATGCGTGCGAAGTATTCAACGCAAAGATTAAGGAAGCTAGGAAGAAGCCTATAATCACACTGTTGGAAGAGGTTAGGATGTTCGTAATGAGGACGATGGCCAAAAATAAAGTGAAGTTGGATAATCATGTGGGGATACTTTCCCCAGTGATCAAGAGCAGACTGGAGAAGCTGAGGAAGGAATCTAGGCAATGGCAACCAATCTTGGCTGGAGACACCGGATACGAGAAGTTCGAGGTACATGGACACTCTACACACCATGTAGTGGATTTGGGGAAAAAGCTATGTACTTGTCAGTTTTGGATGCTAACAG GAATCCCATGTGTGCACGCATGTGCTGCTATTGCTAGAGTGAACAAGTGGCCATAG